A DNA window from Bubalus bubalis isolate 160015118507 breed Murrah chromosome 20, NDDB_SH_1, whole genome shotgun sequence contains the following coding sequences:
- the LOC102414150 gene encoding nuclear pore complex protein Nup88: MILELPKRWGKNSEFEGGKSTVNCSTTPVAERFFTSSTSLTLKHAAWYPSEMLEPHIVLLTSDNVIRIYSLREPQTLTKVIELSEAEEESLILNKGRAYTASLGETAVAFDFGPLSAVPKHIFGQKGKEEVAAYPLYILYENGETFLTYISLLHSPGSVGKLLGPLPMHPAAEDNYGYDACAVLCLPCDPNILVIATESGMLYHCVVLEGEEEDDQTSEKSWDSRADLIPSLYVFECVELELALKLASGEDEPFDSDFSCPIKLHRDPKCPSRYHCTHEAGVHSVGLTWIHKLHKFLGSDEEDKDSLQELATEQKCFVEHILCTKPLPCRQPAPIRGFWIVPDILGPTMICITSTYECLIRPLLSTVHPASPPLLCTREDVEVAESPLRILAETPDSFEKHIRSILQRSVANPAFLKSSEKDMAPPPEECLQLISRATQVFREQHILKQDLAKEEIQRRVKLLCDQKKKQLEDLNYCREERKSLREMAERLADKYEEAKEKQEDIMNRMKKVLHSFHSQLPVLSDSERDMKKELQLIPDQLRHLGNAIKQVTMKKDYQQQKMEKVLSPQKPTITLSAYQ; the protein is encoded by the coding sequence ATGATATTAGAATTACCtaaaagatggggaaagaatTCTGAATTTGAAGGTGGAAAATCAACAGTGAATTGTAGTACCACTCCCGTTGCTGAGAGATTTTTCACCAGTTCCACCTCTCTGACTCTGAAGCATGCTGCTTGGTATCCGAGCGAGATGCTAGAGCCCCACATAGTGCTGTTAACGTCAGACAATGTCATAAGAATTTACTCTTTGCGTGAGCCCCAGACACTGACCAAGGTCATTGAACtttcagaagcagaagaggaaagTCTAATACTCAACAAAGGAAGGGCCTACACTGCATCTCTGGGAGAGACAGCAGTTGCATTTGACTTTGGGCCATTGTCAGCAGTCCCGAAGCACATATTTGgacaaaaaggcaaagaagaagtaGCAGCTTACCCTCTGTACATCTTATATGAGAATGGGGAGACTTTCCTTACATACATTAGTCTGTTGCACAGCCCTGGGAGTGTGGGCAAGCTGTTGGGCCCGTTGCCCATGCATCCTGCTGCTGAAGATAACTATGGCTACGATGcttgtgctgtgctctgcttacCATGTGACCCTAACATCCTGGTGATTGCTACTGAATCAGGAATGCTGTATCACTGTGTTGTGCTGGAGGGGGAAGAAGAAGATGACCAAACATCAGAAAAGTCCTGGGATTCCAGGGCTGACCTCATTCCATCTCTGTATGTGTTTGAGTGTGTTGAGTTGGAGCTTGCCCTGAAACTGGCATCTGGAGAGGATGAGCCCTTTGATTCTGACTTTTCTTGTCCAATCAAACTTCACAGAGATCCCAAGTGTCCTTCAAGATACCACTGCACTCATGAAGCTGGTGTACACAGTGTGGGGCTAACTTGGATTCATAAACTTCACAAGTTTCTTGGGTCAGATGAAGAAGATAAGGACAGTTTACAGGAACTGGCTACAGAACAGAAATGCTTTGTAGAACACATTCTTTGTACAAAGCCACTGCCGTGCAGGCAGCCAGCTCCGATTCGAGGATTCTGGATTGTCCCTGACATCCTGGGGCCAACGATGATCTGCATCACCAGTACCTACGAATGCCTCATCAGGCCTTTACTGAGCACAGTCCATCCAGCGTCTCCTCCCCTGCTTTGTACCCGAGAGGATGTTGAAGTAGCAGAGTCTCCCCTTCGTATTCTGGCTGAAACTCCGGATTCCTTTGAAAAGCATATTAGAAGCATTTTGCAACGTAGTGTTGCAAATCCAGCATTTTTGAAATCATCTGAAAAAGATATGGCTCCTCCTCCTGAAGAATGTCTTCAGCTCATCAGCAGAGCCACCCAGGTGTTCAGAGAACAGCACATTCTAAAACAGGACCTGGCAAAGGAGGAGATTCAGCGGAGGGTCAAGTTGTTatgtgaccaaaaaaagaaacaattagaaGATCTCAATTATTGTCGAGAGGAGAGGAAAAGTCTACGGGAAATGGCTGAGCGCTTAGCCGACAAATACGAGGAAGCCAAGGAAAAACAGGAAGACatcatgaacaggatgaaaaaagTACTTCACAGTTTTCACTCTCAGCTCCCAGTTCTCTCTGACAGTGAGAGAGACATGAAGAAAGAATTACAGCTGATACCTGATCAACTTAGACATTTGGGCAATGCCATCAAACAGGTTACTATGAAAAAAGACTATCAACAACAAAAGATGGAAAAGGTACTGAGTCCTCAAAAGCCCACCATTACTCTCAGCGCCTACCAGTGA